A DNA window from Labilithrix sp. contains the following coding sequences:
- a CDS encoding NAD-dependent epimerase/dehydratase family protein encodes MKLDLGKQVLIGGAGFVGSHLVEQMIEGGAKEVVVFDNFTRGTRQNLAAAEKSGRVKIVEGDILDRDAVVKVIDGAEGVYHLAASWLLQCVDDPRAGLQTNVVGMFNVMDACQLAKVPRLVFSSSASVYGNALSTMMGEDHPLNNRTFYGATKIAGEQLLRSYAEQHGLNYVALRYFNIYGPRQDYSGAYVSVIMKVLDKIDAGERPVVYGDGSQAYDFIYVGDVARANLLAMQSKATDEAINICTGKKTSIRELVELLRELTGSKTEVEYRPAAQQFVTDRLGDPTRSKEALGFEATVPLREGLKNLIEWRAAELSRTPS; translated from the coding sequence GATGATCGAGGGCGGCGCGAAGGAGGTCGTCGTCTTCGACAACTTCACGCGCGGCACGCGCCAGAACCTCGCCGCGGCGGAGAAGAGCGGCCGCGTGAAGATCGTCGAAGGCGACATCCTCGATCGCGACGCGGTCGTGAAGGTCATCGACGGCGCGGAGGGCGTCTATCACCTCGCCGCGAGCTGGCTCCTCCAGTGCGTCGACGATCCGCGCGCCGGCCTCCAGACCAACGTCGTCGGCATGTTCAACGTGATGGACGCGTGCCAGCTCGCGAAGGTGCCGCGCCTCGTCTTCTCGTCGTCCGCCTCCGTCTACGGCAACGCGCTCTCGACGATGATGGGCGAGGACCACCCGCTCAACAACCGCACGTTCTACGGCGCGACGAAGATCGCCGGCGAGCAGCTGCTCCGCTCCTACGCCGAGCAGCACGGGCTCAACTACGTCGCGCTGCGGTACTTCAACATCTACGGACCGCGGCAGGACTACAGCGGCGCGTACGTCAGCGTCATCATGAAGGTGCTCGACAAGATCGACGCCGGCGAGCGCCCCGTCGTCTACGGCGACGGGAGCCAGGCCTACGACTTCATCTACGTCGGCGACGTCGCGCGCGCGAACCTGCTCGCGATGCAGAGCAAGGCGACCGACGAGGCGATCAACATCTGCACCGGGAAGAAGACGTCGATCCGCGAGCTCGTCGAGCTCCTGCGCGAGCTCACCGGCTCGAAGACCGAGGTCGAGTATCGCCCCGCCGCGCAGCAGTTCGTCACCGATCGCCTCGGCGATCCCACGCGCAGCAAGGAGGCCCTCGGCTTCGAGGCGACGGTGCCGCTCCGCGAAGGGCTGAAGAACCTGATCGAGTGGCGCGCGGCGGAGCTCTCGCGGACGCCGTCGTGA